A window of Salvelinus sp. IW2-2015 unplaced genomic scaffold, ASM291031v2 Un_scaffold3186, whole genome shotgun sequence contains these coding sequences:
- the LOC112075473 gene encoding mu-type opioid receptor-like, whose product MKTATNIYIFNLALADFLVLATLPFQGTDVFLGFWPFGNALCKAVVSIDYYNMFTSTFTLTVMSMDRYVAVCHPVKALDMRTPHKAKVVNICVWVLASAIGVPAMVLGDVEVEVEHNMMRQSDEENSLFELQRARE is encoded by the exons ATGAAGACAGCCACCAACATCTACATATTTAACCTGGCTCTGGCTGACTTCCTGGTTCTCGCTACATTACCCTTCCAGGGAACAGACGTKTTCCTGGGCTTCTGGCCGTTCGGTAACGCCCTCTGCAAGGCCGTGGTCTCCATCGACTACTACAACATGTTCACCAGYACMTTTACTCTGACCGTGATGAGCATGGATCGYTACGTGGCCGTGTGCCATCCGGTCAAGGCCCTGGACATGAGGACGCCCCACAAGGCCAAGGTGGTCAACATCTGTGTGTGGGTCCTGGCGTCGGCGATAGGGGTACCGGCCATGGTGTTGGGAGATGTGGAGGTGGAGGTCGAACATAACA TGATGAGACAGAGTGACGAAGAGAACTCTCTGTTTGAGCTCCAGAGAGCTCGAGAGTGA
- the LOC112075472 gene encoding mu-type opioid receptor-like gives MKTATNIYIFNLALADFLVLATLPFQGTDVFLGFWPFGNALCKAVVSIDYYNMFTSTFTLTVMSMDRYVAVCHPVKALDMRTPHKAKVVNICVWVWRRR, from the coding sequence ATGAAGACAGCCACCAACATCTACATATTTAACCTGGCTCTGGCTGACTTCCTGGTTCTCGCTACATTACCCTTCCAGGGAACAGACGTGTTCCTGGGCTTCTGGCCGTTCGGTAACGCCCTCTGCAAGGCCGTGGTCTCCATCGACTACTACAACATGTTCACCAGTACATTTACTCTGACCGTGATGAGCATGGATCGCTACGTGGCCGTGTGCCATCCGGTCAAGGCCCTGGACATGAGGACGCCCCACAAGGCCAAGGTGGTCAACATCTGTGTGTGGGTCTGGCGTCGGCGATAG